The window GTGTTAATATGACCCTATAAAAATATTACCATATGGCCTAGGCGCCCAGCccatcaaggaaaaaaaaaaggtaaaaaccTTATAAGGAGAGAAGAACATACAGGACACCTCCATCCCTCTTTTTAGCACACTCGTTCACTTGAATATCTGCTCCTCTTTGCTCTCGCTTTCACACCGTCAACTAGGTCACATTGTTGACCGCTTATAGGCCGTAGCGGCACCAAGCCCCCAAGCGTCACCCTATTATCTTTGTTGGCCTCCCACCATCGCTAACCCTTCACCTCAGTTGGCCCCAGCCACTAGCCCTCTTGGCCTTGCCTCTGTCAGCCCTGGCCACTGGTCCTCACCTCCGGCAACACCAAGTTCTAGGCCCTCGACAACCACCTGCCCAGCCAGAGTCTGAAATGTTTTGATGCAATGTTTTTTGGACATCTATTATCTAGCCAATTGTCTCTCCGAAAGAGGGTTTTCTGTCCATTGCCCAGGGTGATTTTTATGCAGGCTTGGAAAAAGTGGATATCCACTGCATTGTAAGGGAGATCCATTTGTTCTCAAGGCCTGGATGGGTTTGTCCACCTTAGCCAAATCCATCTTAATCTTAAGGCCGAGGAGAATTTTTATAGATCTATGATTTCAAGTCCACCCAGCTACTTTGGTCTGCAAACAGTTTGCCAATTCACCAAACTAGCCCCTAGCTTAACATTTTCTGGCTCCTCACCTTTCCAAAGGAAAGCCCTTATGAGTTTATTGATTCTTTTGAAAACCCATTTAGGTATTAAAAGAGCTGACAAATGGTATATTGGAATGGAGGACATGACTAATTTTACCAGAGTTTCTCTTCCTGTGGAGCTGAAGAATTTGCCCTTCCATTCTGGAATTCGCGATCCACTCTTTTCAATTAAAGGTAGGAAGTCAACTTTCCTAAGCTTTCTTAAGTGAAGAGGGAGTCCAAGATAACTTGTTGGAAAAGATTGTATTGAGCCAGGAAAATCTTAGGTGAGTGATTGTACATCAATGTTGTCACAGGCAATTGGCAAAATCTACGTTTTTTTTGCACATTGTTATTTAATCCCGATGCCTTGCCAAACACCTGTTAGAGATTAAGCTTTACGATAACACTCAATAACCCTTGTGGTCCAACACAGAACATCGATGCCGGGCCTCAACTAAACCCTATCACTGATGAGGATCATCGGTGACGGGTGCTCACTTACCGCCAGTCACTGGTGCTTTCGTCCTACGTACCCTAGCTAGCGGTCCGATGACAGGCGCTGACGTTAATCTGTCACTGCAGATGTCGAACCACCGCCTTCTCTATCCAGCCGGTCTATCTGGGGTGAACTTTCTCCTAACATCGGTAATTCACTGTGCCAGTGTTATCGCCCATCGCCCGTATCTTCTGGTGGCTTGTGGAGTGGGATTGGGAGTGGGAGCGAGGATGGGCGAAAGTAGTGGGTAGCAGTATGGCTGGGTTGATTGATATGGAGTACAAACTAAGTGTAGCAATATAGTACTCcgtccgtcctaaaataaatgcagttttgcactattcatgttTAACGGTTGAcggttcgtcttatttgaaatttttttatgattattatttttattattattagatgataaaacatgaatatacTTTATGTGCGActaattttaaaacaaattcataaaattttcatataagatTGATGGTCAAACACGGATTCCCACGGTTGTACTTATTTAATTTGAGATTGAGGTAGTACTTAATAACCACTAAGGGATTATAATCCATCTTAAGACTAGGGGTTACTTGCGTATCTACAGTTGACTTTAACTCCGTGTGATTATAACTACACATCAGCTTGCTGGCCAGCCTCTCCCATCAAGAGTTCATTATGCAGCGTAGCAGTAGCACTCTTGCGGTGATGGTGGTGTCGTTTGTAGTGCTGCTCGCCGGTGGTgcaggcgcggcggccgccgccgtggcgcagCCGGTGCCGCTCTTCGTGTTCGGCGACGGCACCCTTGACGTCGGAAACAACAACAACTTGCCCGGAGACGAGGACGTCGGGGATCCTCCTCGCGCCAACCACCCTTATTACGGCATCGACTTCCCCGGCGGCAAGGCCACCGGCAGGTTCAGCAACGGCTACACCATGGCCGACTTCATCGGTAGGAGCAGTATATGCATGTGGACAAAACGTCTATAactttttcgaaaaaaaaaacacaatcatGTACTTTTTTCTGTCTACAAATATATGCTTTAAATTTGATCCATAAATAAAACCATtgctaaggtggtgtttggatccagggaaaCTTTAGTCTTTGTATTTAAACACtaatttatagtattaaatatagactacttacaaaactaattacataaatgaaagctaatttgtgaGACAATTTTATTAagcaatagattcgtctcgcaaattagtctaAAATTATGGATggattttattaatagtctacgtttaatatttataattagtgtccaaacatcccatgtgatagggacttacaAGTTTTAGtctcatctaaacagggtctaattATATATTACTAGTCCTATGAATCATATCTCGTCTAAATTTCTTCACATCTCTTCATCCCAAGCATCCTTCCAACCCGATGCATTTTATATTTCCCAACAAATGGAATATACATTAGTTATTAACTGTTAGCCAAGAAAGTGAAATGTTTGAGtatgttttgagttttgactaGTAATGCACGTCCATGATGCATATGCCCATAAGCTCATTTAATTATACATGATATGTATGGCAATGCGGTTGAACGCAGCAAAGTACATGGGATATGAGATGAGCCCTCCAGCTTACCTGTCTCTCTCCGGTCCGGTCAACATGGACGGTTTTACTGGAGTCAACTATGCTTCTGCAGATGCTGGCATACGGAACTCCACAGTGAGTCAACTCTactccttttttcctttttaagcaAAGGAGCTTAGAGACACAGTACGTCAGTACCATGTGAAGGTGTTTTTTAAACACAAATCTACACCACTATTATTGTCACATATCAAATCCTTATATATTATTGTGTTCATTACTGATTTAATAAGATTTGGATGTACGACTAGTTTGCATACATTAATAGATGATCTTTTAAGAACTGAGTGAGTACAAAATAACACATATTAAAGCTACACCATGGGATTTTCGTAATTAAGTATACATGCACACGTTATTAAGAAGGTTACAGTTAGGTCAAGAATTTTACGTTGGTCTCtattttctaatatttcttccgtcccatattataatacatatattttttataattaaggTATTTAATGATATTTTGACCATTATTTATTCTACGTTATGTTTtcaacaaatataaaattagtatcACATGAAAAATACTTTGAACTGTGAATGTAGtgatataacatatatatatatatatatatatatatatatatatatatatatatatatatataatatagcaTAATAtggttagtatgattattaatCAAAAGTTACCGAGtttaatttttcttaaaaagatGGTGTCCCTATAATTTGGAATGTTAGGAGTATGTGTTAGGGGCACACTCACATACTCGGTGTCCTTCACTTGTATGCGTTCTGTGTGTCTGTGTCTTTCATCCATCATATATGGCGTGACAATGTCAATGTTATGAAATCAAATCGCCCAATAATCAGCATGATGCATACAGAACGCAGGCTTGACCATCCCACTGTCGAAGCAAATCAGCTACTTCGCCACGACGAGGTCACAGATGGAGTCCAAGCTGGGGCGCCTCGCCATGAGCGACCTCCTCTCGAGGTCCCTCTTCCTGCTCGCCGTCGGCACCATGGACCTCCTCCCGGACTGCAACTACTTCCTgacgttcccgccgtcgccgccggacaACAAGACGGAGGTGCAGCGGCTCGTGGAGCTCTACAACGCCAGCGTCACGTCGCTATACGGC of the Oryza sativa Japonica Group chromosome 2, ASM3414082v1 genome contains:
- the LOC4329062 gene encoding GDSL esterase/lipase At1g71691, which encodes MQRSSSTLAVMVVSFVVLLAGGAGAAAAAVAQPVPLFVFGDGTLDVGNNNNLPGDEDVGDPPRANHPYYGIDFPGGKATGRFSNGYTMADFIAKYMGYEMSPPAYLSLSGPVNMDGFTGVNYASADAGIRNSTNAGLTIPLSKQISYFATTRSQMESKLGRLAMSDLLSRSLFLLAVGTMDLLPDCNYFLTFPPSPPDNKTEVQRLVELYNASVTSLYGMGARRFAVVNVGLVGCGPTVDTRRGGGSGGGGGCDARMNGLAAEFNAALGALLAGLRSEKRRLRYSLADFYAFSNATFANPSAAGFVNIDSSCCPGPCMPFPYFNQPPCDNRAQYWFWDGGYTTEQAAMVAAAAFYNGTAKFTTPVNFKQLIRRKK